A single window of Candidatus Stygibacter australis DNA harbors:
- a CDS encoding SpoIIE family protein phosphatase — MDKLDISILYVEDEDYIRNNMAKSLRRRVNRIYTASNGEEGYEVFKEIEPDLVITDIRMPVMNGLEMINKIRKLKSSTKIIMLSAHSDTRSLLEAIEIGVNGYILKPFQIKQLFKLVEDLAANIILDKKVQEQSLKINELYTALVKDLETAGSVQEYLLPDYLIIEQDLFFTSTYVPSSRIGGDLYDIIKISDSEYICYIGDISGHGVKAALLMTAVKTTINRVIEDEKLREPYQILNRLSVILTRELFRGDYMTLLLCYINCEEHYIRSLNAGHPPILIYNRATKSIKTHKTEGSIPVGWLPNYLYTPDEENRMDFNTHEILFLYTDGLFECENDAGEELGISGLKKFIKKKAGKYPAVVLPLMIRNTLVENNYDISTDDFTLVAFSKIHDADSPEGLTFFSGNIKTELCLIKEQLVKFANYKKLSAEFVKGIESLGNDWFCSLINLEMDIPDKEIRYLSEISEAEGNNLEITLWFMTPKAPETLLKSNLEKIPVTESSSLNISFKSINYTGFQELKIKISDKQPKR; from the coding sequence TTGGATAAATTAGATATTTCAATTTTATATGTAGAAGATGAAGATTACATACGCAACAATATGGCTAAGAGTCTTAGGAGACGAGTAAACAGAATCTATACTGCAAGTAACGGTGAAGAGGGTTATGAAGTATTTAAGGAAATTGAACCAGATCTGGTGATTACAGATATCCGTATGCCGGTGATGAATGGTCTAGAGATGATAAATAAGATCCGTAAGCTTAAGAGTTCGACTAAAATCATCATGCTTTCTGCTCATAGTGACACACGCTCGCTTTTGGAAGCAATCGAGATCGGAGTAAATGGGTATATATTAAAGCCATTTCAGATCAAGCAGTTATTTAAACTGGTAGAGGATCTGGCAGCAAATATCATTCTGGATAAGAAAGTACAGGAGCAATCCCTCAAAATCAATGAATTATATACTGCTCTGGTAAAAGATCTGGAAACAGCCGGCAGTGTGCAGGAATATTTATTACCTGATTATCTGATCATAGAGCAGGATCTGTTTTTTACCTCTACTTATGTTCCTTCAAGCAGAATAGGTGGAGATCTTTATGATATAATCAAGATCTCTGATTCAGAATATATATGTTATATCGGGGATATTTCCGGTCATGGCGTGAAAGCAGCACTACTTATGACAGCGGTAAAGACTACTATCAACCGGGTGATAGAAGATGAAAAGCTTCGGGAACCCTATCAGATATTAAACCGTTTGAGCGTGATATTGACAAGGGAGCTTTTCAGGGGGGATTATATGACCCTTCTTTTATGCTATATAAATTGCGAGGAGCATTATATTCGTTCTCTGAATGCCGGTCATCCACCAATATTGATCTATAATAGAGCCACAAAATCTATTAAAACTCATAAAACTGAAGGTTCTATCCCAGTTGGCTGGCTGCCAAATTATTTATATACTCCAGACGAAGAGAACCGGATGGATTTTAATACCCATGAGATCCTTTTTTTATACACAGACGGTTTATTTGAATGTGAAAATGATGCTGGAGAAGAATTAGGAATATCTGGATTAAAGAAGTTTATAAAGAAGAAAGCAGGAAAATATCCTGCCGTAGTATTGCCTTTGATGATCCGTAATACTTTGGTGGAAAATAATTATGATATCAGCACTGATGATTTCACTTTAGTAGCTTTCAGTAAAATACATGATGCTGATAGTCCTGAGGGTTTAACATTTTTTTCGGGAAATATCAAGACGGAATTGTGCTTGATCAAAGAGCAGCTTGTGAAATTTGCGAATTATAAGAAGCTTTCTGCCGAATTTGTGAAAGGGATAGAATCATTGGGTAATGACTGGTTCTGTAGTTTGATCAATCTGGAGATGGATATTCCAGATAAAGAAATCCGCTATTTATCAGAGATAAGTGAAGCGGAAGGTAATAATTTAGAGATCACGTTGTGGTTCATGACACCAAAGGCACCAGAAACTCTTTTAAAGTCAAACCTGGAGAAAATTCC
- the ispD gene encoding 2-C-methyl-D-erythritol 4-phosphate cytidylyltransferase produces MTYRFNWIESKHYKFRNKSGELKMNVALIMAGGSGRRMQSNLKKQYIEIHGKPLLAYTLAKFCEHSEIDKVIVVSPENDVNGTIAICQEYFPQQEIMVIPGGAERQISVINGLKACSPDTSLVLIHDAVRPFVTAELISELIALAKIKKAVIPCSPVRYTIKRIADGRILETVPRSDLFNAHTPQVFDYELIYEYHQKALQVEYKFTDDSSILEYFQIPVYYLPCDDSNFKITQPQDLQQAELILK; encoded by the coding sequence TTGACTTATAGATTTAACTGGATAGAAAGTAAACATTATAAATTCAGGAATAAAAGCGGGGAGTTAAAAATGAATGTGGCATTGATCATGGCGGGTGGCTCAGGCAGGCGCATGCAGAGTAATCTAAAAAAGCAGTATATTGAAATTCATGGAAAACCACTTCTGGCTTACACTCTGGCAAAATTTTGTGAACACTCTGAAATTGATAAAGTAATCGTTGTGTCTCCAGAAAATGATGTTAATGGCACTATAGCTATTTGTCAGGAATATTTTCCCCAGCAGGAAATTATGGTCATACCAGGTGGGGCAGAGAGACAGATTTCAGTAATTAATGGTTTGAAAGCATGTTCGCCAGATACATCTCTGGTGCTTATTCATGATGCGGTGCGACCTTTCGTTACCGCTGAGCTTATCTCGGAATTAATAGCTTTGGCAAAGATAAAAAAAGCTGTGATACCCTGCAGTCCAGTGAGATATACAATTAAAAGAATAGCAGATGGCAGGATTTTGGAAACCGTTCCAAGGAGTGATCTATTTAATGCCCATACCCCGCAGGTATTTGATTATGAGCTTATTTATGAGTATCATCAGAAGGCCTTGCAGGTGGAGTATAAATTTACTGATGACAGCTCCATTCTGGAATATTTCCAGATACCGGTTTACTATCTTCCTTGTGATGACAGCAATTTTAAGATCACTCAACCGCAGGATCTGCAGCAGGCTGAACTAATTTTGAAGTAA
- a CDS encoding 3'-5' exonuclease: MNYIIIDLEATCWKNDMDFTKMETIEIGAVKLAGDNLEVLSEFSHFVRPVEIPQLSDFCTELTSITQQDVDKAEPFNIVFPELLKWIGEEDYKMVSWGSYDLTQFTIDCRRHDINLPERFAEEHINLKKEFAKLKQRRPCGMKQALRILNIPLAGTHHRGIDDARNIAKIAQHVFK, encoded by the coding sequence ATGAATTACATTATAATTGATTTGGAAGCTACCTGCTGGAAGAATGATATGGATTTTACTAAGATGGAGACTATTGAGATAGGGGCTGTGAAGTTAGCTGGTGACAATCTGGAAGTTCTAAGTGAATTCTCTCATTTTGTGCGTCCTGTAGAAATCCCTCAGCTTAGTGATTTCTGCACAGAACTCACTTCTATCACTCAGCAGGATGTTGATAAAGCTGAGCCTTTCAATATTGTTTTTCCTGAGCTGCTAAAGTGGATAGGTGAAGAAGATTACAAAATGGTCAGCTGGGGCAGTTATGATCTTACTCAATTTACGATAGACTGCCGGCGTCATGACATTAACCTGCCGGAAAGATTTGCAGAAGAGCATATTAATCTCAAGAAAGAATTTGCGAAGCTAAAGCAGCGTCGTCCCTGCGGCATGAAGCAGGCACTCAGGATCTTGAATATTCCCCTTGCAGGCACACATCACCGTGGCATAGATGATGCCCGTAATATTGCCAAAATTGCCCAACACGTTTTTAAGTAG
- a CDS encoding glycoside hydrolase family 38 C-terminal domain-containing protein yields MQNEKIYITRIERFKNEIAQLRFTDNISLKAEYIYDQEYPITYDKNLEDFSRKDITTSDNKNYHFQPIRQGEEWGKTWGSSWFKFTGKIPAGWKGKEVGALIDLEAEGCLFKDGTPHQGLTNKIHWNVTSAKRLIIINQKAEGNEDIKLLVEGGANGLFGAGQEFYRLQQAELCLIDSKAWQLYYDLEVISSLISKLPQRSPRRQKLIRISNDAINLFENGKGIKNSLKLTGKLLAIPANKSAINVYSVGHSHLDLGWLWPVRETRRKAGRTFATALRMMEEYPEYVFGSSQPQLYEWVKEDYPKLYQEIKNRISEGRWECQGAMWVEPDMNLIGGEAMVRQCLYGKKFWKEEFDQDVNNLWLPDVFGYSAALPQILKKCGVDYFMTQKISWNETNIFPHHSFYWEGIDGTKIATHFLPTNDYNCSNLPKQLLESEERFAQSDVADEFLNLYGIGDGGGGPGRIHIELGKRQQNTEGAVNFIFSTAEDFFKRMGRIPASRLPLWKGELYLELHRGTYTTQALMKKYNRQLELNLRDVEFLGAITGNMNKEVIDRIWKNTLLNQFHDILPGSSIKWVYEDAHALSEANLRTLREMKNSLLAELNLPAEDGQKDFHYQIFNTLSWKRKDVINLELPDDNENWIALDAFGNQLPANLKQNLMLVEIEVPPMGYTTIKLQKVDMTIRNTRKMKVNENLLENNLLRVEFDEQGVISSIFDKELHREMLSEAANIILLYEDKPNDWGAWDINHFYRETQPEQAKLSNISFVEHDYLWAAISMEFTIGNSTISQIISLKTNSKLLECWTSINWQEKNKMLRMRVVPDIKTDKANFEIQYGNITRATHNNTTWEQAKFEVCGHRYADLSQSDCGFAIVNDCKYGHYVKDNIMELTLLRSPQYPDNTADIGEHTFRYGFLPHSGNLINSQVLPIAHEFNSELIVHKIAELPEQLEKAYFSICGKNVKIESVKPAEDGDGIILRLYEYYGTQTEIKLKSDRNWKEFIETDLLENSQYLHCKDARETSLFFEPFEIRTFRLKYGK; encoded by the coding sequence ATGCAAAATGAGAAAATCTATATCACTCGTATCGAGCGCTTTAAAAATGAAATTGCTCAATTGAGATTTACTGATAATATTTCACTTAAGGCTGAATATATATATGATCAGGAGTATCCTATCACTTACGATAAAAACCTGGAAGATTTCTCCAGAAAAGATATTACTACCTCAGATAATAAAAATTATCATTTCCAGCCAATCAGGCAGGGAGAAGAATGGGGCAAAACCTGGGGCAGCAGCTGGTTTAAATTCACTGGCAAAATTCCCGCTGGTTGGAAAGGTAAAGAAGTGGGTGCTCTGATTGATCTGGAAGCTGAAGGCTGTCTATTCAAAGATGGTACCCCTCACCAGGGTCTCACAAATAAGATCCACTGGAACGTAACCTCTGCCAAACGCCTGATAATTATCAATCAAAAAGCAGAAGGTAATGAAGATATTAAACTTCTTGTGGAAGGTGGAGCAAATGGATTATTTGGTGCCGGACAGGAATTTTATAGATTGCAGCAGGCGGAATTATGCCTTATAGATAGCAAAGCCTGGCAGTTATATTATGATCTGGAAGTTATATCATCACTGATATCAAAACTGCCGCAACGCTCTCCCAGACGCCAGAAACTGATCAGGATCTCGAACGATGCCATTAATCTGTTTGAGAATGGCAAAGGCATTAAAAACAGCCTGAAGCTTACAGGAAAATTGCTGGCAATACCAGCAAACAAAAGCGCGATTAACGTTTACAGCGTAGGTCATTCACATCTCGATCTCGGCTGGCTCTGGCCCGTACGTGAAACCAGACGTAAAGCAGGACGCACCTTTGCAACAGCGCTGAGAATGATGGAAGAATATCCTGAATATGTATTCGGCTCTTCACAACCCCAGCTTTATGAATGGGTCAAAGAAGATTATCCCAAATTATATCAGGAAATAAAAAATAGAATTTCTGAAGGCAGGTGGGAATGCCAGGGTGCCATGTGGGTGGAACCTGATATGAACCTGATAGGTGGAGAAGCCATGGTGCGGCAGTGTCTTTATGGCAAGAAATTCTGGAAAGAAGAATTTGACCAGGATGTTAATAATCTCTGGCTGCCTGATGTATTTGGATATTCTGCTGCCTTGCCGCAAATCCTCAAAAAATGCGGAGTTGATTACTTTATGACCCAGAAGATATCCTGGAATGAAACTAATATCTTTCCCCATCACTCCTTCTATTGGGAAGGAATAGACGGGACAAAGATCGCCACTCATTTCCTGCCCACAAATGATTATAACTGCTCAAATCTCCCTAAGCAGCTCCTGGAAAGCGAAGAACGCTTTGCTCAAAGTGATGTGGCTGATGAATTCCTTAATCTTTATGGCATTGGAGATGGCGGTGGTGGACCCGGCAGAATTCATATTGAGCTTGGTAAGCGTCAGCAAAACACCGAAGGTGCAGTGAATTTTATATTTTCTACTGCAGAAGATTTCTTTAAAAGAATGGGTAGGATACCTGCCTCCAGATTACCCCTCTGGAAAGGTGAACTTTATCTGGAACTCCATCGCGGAACTTATACCACTCAAGCACTAATGAAAAAATATAATCGTCAGCTGGAGCTTAACCTGAGAGATGTGGAATTCCTGGGTGCAATAACTGGTAATATGAATAAAGAGGTTATTGACCGTATCTGGAAAAACACACTCCTTAACCAGTTCCATGATATATTACCGGGTTCTTCGATCAAATGGGTTTATGAAGATGCCCATGCCCTAAGCGAAGCTAATCTGCGTACTTTAAGAGAAATGAAGAATTCTCTGCTGGCAGAACTGAATCTGCCTGCTGAAGATGGGCAGAAAGATTTCCATTACCAGATATTTAATACTTTAAGCTGGAAACGAAAAGATGTGATCAATCTGGAATTGCCAGATGATAATGAAAACTGGATTGCTCTTGACGCTTTTGGTAATCAATTACCAGCAAATTTAAAGCAGAACCTGATGCTGGTAGAAATTGAAGTGCCACCGATGGGTTATACTACGATCAAATTGCAGAAAGTGGATATGACCATCCGGAATACTCGTAAAATGAAGGTAAATGAAAACCTGCTGGAAAATAATCTGCTACGGGTAGAATTTGATGAACAGGGCGTGATTTCCAGTATTTTTGACAAAGAACTGCATCGTGAAATGCTCAGTGAAGCAGCAAATATTATCCTGCTTTATGAAGATAAGCCAAACGACTGGGGAGCCTGGGATATCAATCACTTTTATCGTGAAACCCAGCCCGAACAGGCAAAACTTTCAAATATCAGCTTCGTAGAACATGACTACCTTTGGGCTGCTATAAGTATGGAGTTCACTATCGGTAATTCTACTATCAGCCAGATCATCAGCCTGAAAACAAACTCTAAACTACTGGAATGCTGGACATCCATAAACTGGCAGGAGAAGAACAAAATGCTCAGAATGCGCGTTGTCCCCGATATTAAAACAGATAAAGCAAATTTTGAGATCCAGTATGGCAATATCACGCGCGCAACCCATAATAATACTACCTGGGAACAGGCAAAATTTGAGGTTTGCGGACATCGCTATGCTGACCTCAGTCAGTCTGATTGTGGTTTTGCAATTGTCAACGATTGCAAATATGGTCATTACGTGAAAGATAATATTATGGAACTCACCCTGCTTCGAAGTCCCCAATATCCAGATAATACGGCTGATATCGGAGAGCATACCTTCCGTTATGGTTTCCTGCCTCATTCAGGAAATCTGATCAATTCTCAAGTACTGCCCATAGCACATGAATTCAACAGCGAACTGATCGTGCACAAAATAGCTGAATTGCCGGAACAATTAGAAAAGGCTTATTTCTCTATCTGTGGCAAAAACGTCAAAATAGAAAGCGTGAAACCAGCCGAAGATGGCGATGGTATCATCCTTAGGTTATATGAATATTATGGAACTCAAACTGAGATCAAATTGAAATCTGACAGGAACTGGAAGGAATTCATAGAAACGGATCTCCTGGAAAACAGCCAGTATCTTCATTGCAAAGATGCCCGTGAAACAAGTTTATTCTTTGAACCCTTTGAAATCAGAACATTCCGACTTAAATACGGAAAATAG
- a CDS encoding MATE family efflux transporter — protein sequence MEEIERKHILADENIGRLHWKLAIPAMVGMFVMAMYNLVDTIFVGRFVGTNAIAALTVAFPMQMIVMGFGIMNGIGSAALISISLGEKNPEKANRIFHNSLLIALFLGLFFTIILQIFLDKVIILFGASPEVLPLSRQYLRIIMLGATFQIAAMTGNNIIRSEGQAKIAMISMVSGAGLNIILDAVFILVFKMGVKGVAIATVTAQIFQTVYQYIYFKSPRSALLYKFGFREFNFSIVKNIVKIGVASFLRNTAGSLMMIIFNNVLRFYGGALALASAGVMFRFLHFTFMPVVGIAQGMQPIVGFNFGAKRTEKVIEAWKLSSIRASFISLTAFAIVMLFPRLIISIFTTDAELIEMAAHGIRIMFAGTFVIGFQVVGATFFQAINKPLPSFILSVSRQLLILIPLLLILPKYMGINGAWMAHPISDYFSVIITILFLWKQINAMKKSSDI from the coding sequence ATGGAAGAAATTGAAAGAAAACATATATTAGCTGATGAAAATATCGGTAGACTGCACTGGAAGCTGGCAATCCCGGCAATGGTGGGCATGTTCGTGATGGCGATGTATAACCTGGTGGATACGATCTTTGTGGGTCGGTTCGTAGGTACAAATGCCATTGCCGCCCTTACTGTAGCCTTTCCCATGCAAATGATCGTGATGGGATTTGGGATCATGAACGGGATAGGCTCAGCAGCCTTGATCTCAATCAGTCTGGGCGAGAAAAATCCGGAAAAAGCAAACCGAATCTTCCATAATTCCCTGCTCATAGCTCTCTTTTTGGGTTTATTTTTTACTATCATCCTGCAAATATTCCTCGACAAAGTGATAATCTTGTTTGGAGCCAGTCCGGAAGTTCTACCTCTTTCACGCCAATATCTGCGGATCATTATGCTGGGTGCCACTTTTCAAATTGCAGCCATGACCGGTAATAATATCATCCGCTCTGAAGGACAGGCAAAGATCGCCATGATCTCCATGGTCTCTGGGGCAGGTCTCAATATTATTCTCGATGCTGTTTTTATTCTGGTATTCAAAATGGGCGTGAAGGGAGTAGCAATTGCTACTGTAACTGCCCAGATTTTTCAAACTGTGTATCAATATATCTATTTTAAGAGTCCCAGGAGTGCTCTACTTTATAAATTCGGGTTTCGGGAATTCAATTTTTCTATCGTAAAAAATATCGTTAAAATTGGGGTAGCATCATTCCTGAGGAATACTGCTGGTTCTTTGATGATGATCATTTTCAATAATGTTCTCAGGTTCTATGGAGGTGCACTGGCTCTGGCATCAGCCGGAGTGATGTTCCGTTTTCTGCATTTTACTTTTATGCCGGTAGTGGGAATTGCCCAGGGTATGCAGCCGATAGTAGGCTTCAATTTTGGCGCAAAACGAACTGAGAAAGTAATTGAAGCCTGGAAATTATCTTCCATTAGAGCGTCCTTCATTTCATTAACTGCCTTTGCCATTGTGATGCTTTTTCCTCGGCTTATTATAAGCATTTTTACCACTGATGCTGAATTGATAGAGATGGCAGCTCATGGTATCCGCATAATGTTTGCAGGCACTTTTGTGATAGGATTTCAGGTTGTAGGTGCTACTTTCTTTCAGGCGATCAATAAGCCCCTGCCATCTTTCATTTTATCTGTCAGCAGACAATTGCTTATACTCATCCCCCTGCTGCTGATATTACCTAAGTATATGGGCATTAATGGTGCCTGGATGGCACATCCAATTTCTGATTACTTCTCCGTAATCATCACAATATTATTTTTATGGAAACAGATCAACGCGATGAAAAAATCATCGGATATATAA
- a CDS encoding metallopeptidase TldD-related protein, whose amino-acid sequence MIDYKTMQKAADYIRKNCQAHDWSFSIRSANHTRTRFAQNGITQHISGDSDGISLSVAFDAQTGSASVNDTSEQGLAYLIETAETIAKRNQPDPEYVTSEAAKELPVTDNFSEATENLSSADLVDVVEKCVKNAVSKDAKVSGMTEKDAASYSLYTKNGFEGFHRSTSFSHSMTMKKGGVETKINRSMLDYKDFDVDKIIAQLNTQFDSLTDPKPIEPGKISVILRPQAVADWFVYLFWMLDRRSADEGVSPYSGQLGKKFFGDDFTLKSVLDVPGLSAPPFTGEGLATENIDWIKNGVIENMFTSRWYAQKTNSKPNSPYNILIEGGNATEAEMMKMVPRGVILNNLWYIRNIDRKEGTQTGLTRDGVLYFEDGKIVSSVNNFRWNEILHDVTRRIIASGPSELIETWCKVPTFLVKDFNFVDTTSF is encoded by the coding sequence ATGATAGACTATAAAACAATGCAGAAAGCTGCTGATTATATTAGAAAAAACTGTCAGGCACATGACTGGTCATTTTCCATCCGCAGCGCTAATCATACCCGCACAAGGTTTGCCCAGAACGGGATCACCCAGCATATTTCCGGTGATTCAGATGGGATTTCTCTTTCAGTAGCCTTTGATGCCCAAACCGGCTCAGCTTCGGTAAATGATACTTCAGAGCAGGGACTTGCCTATTTGATAGAAACCGCAGAAACTATTGCCAAACGCAATCAGCCTGACCCGGAATATGTAACTTCCGAAGCAGCAAAAGAATTACCTGTAACGGATAATTTTTCTGAAGCTACCGAAAATCTCAGTTCCGCAGATCTAGTTGATGTAGTAGAAAAATGCGTCAAAAATGCCGTGAGTAAAGATGCTAAAGTATCTGGTATGACGGAAAAGGATGCAGCTTCTTACAGTTTATATACCAAAAATGGTTTTGAAGGATTCCATAGATCTACCAGTTTTTCTCATTCCATGACCATGAAAAAAGGTGGTGTGGAAACTAAGATCAATCGCTCCATGCTGGATTATAAAGATTTTGATGTAGATAAGATAATAGCTCAATTAAATACTCAGTTTGACAGCCTGACAGATCCCAAACCCATTGAGCCTGGAAAGATTTCAGTTATTTTGCGTCCCCAGGCTGTTGCTGACTGGTTTGTATACTTATTCTGGATGCTGGATAGACGTAGTGCTGATGAAGGTGTTTCACCATATTCAGGACAATTAGGCAAAAAGTTCTTTGGTGATGATTTTACATTGAAATCTGTTCTTGATGTACCCGGACTTTCAGCTCCTCCATTTACTGGTGAAGGACTGGCTACAGAAAATATTGACTGGATAAAGAATGGTGTGATAGAGAATATGTTCACTTCCCGCTGGTATGCACAAAAGACCAATTCCAAGCCTAATAGCCCTTACAACATATTGATAGAGGGTGGAAATGCAACTGAAGCAGAAATGATGAAAATGGTACCTCGTGGTGTAATCCTTAATAATTTATGGTATATCCGCAATATAGACCGCAAAGAAGGTACTCAAACTGGACTTACCCGTGATGGAGTACTTTATTTTGAGGATGGCAAAATAGTGAGTTCAGTTAATAATTTCCGCTGGAATGAGATACTTCATGATGTCACCAGGCGCATTATAGCCTCTGGACCCAGCGAACTTATTGAAACCTGGTGCAAAGTACCAACCTTCCTGGTTAAAGATTTTAATTTCGTAGATACTACTTCGTTTTAG
- a CDS encoding TldD/PmbA family protein, with amino-acid sequence MRHLLDVAMNAAVSLGADYADIRVQKTRREFIYLRNLSLKNTSNSLTHGYGIRVFKNGAWGFAHSNVFTADAVKSTVRKAFEIAQQSVRVPYGKGLKLATERAYIDTYRTPLTIDPFCVDLNDKIDLMLEVNKTLLNFDKVKVATFMFEAQKDEKLFASTLGTNLDISTTFVYPTFTANAVGNNDSQSRSFNLGGYAGGWEYVLGLNLLNEAPRVAEEAIMKLEAEVLTEEKKRDLLLDPIHLGLTMHESVGHPTELDRVLGWEADFAGISFATPEKLKTYQYGSSIVNFLGDNTLEGGLATAGYDDDGVPNQKWYIVKDGILNEYGTTRATAPIIGLDMSRGCNRATNYYDFPINRIPNLYLEPGKKPLTPQELISDTENAIYIEGQGSFSIDQHRVNFQFGGDLFWEIKNGKKHKMLKKVIYRSNNPEFWNSVDAICDERFFRSFGVNNCGKGQPGQRGRMTHGASLTRFRNITVGGSK; translated from the coding sequence GTGAGACATTTACTTGATGTAGCAATGAATGCGGCAGTAAGTCTGGGTGCAGACTATGCTGATATTCGTGTTCAGAAAACCAGGCGGGAATTCATTTACCTGCGCAATTTAAGTTTAAAAAACACTTCAAACAGCTTGACTCATGGTTATGGTATCAGAGTGTTCAAAAACGGAGCCTGGGGATTTGCCCACTCCAATGTATTTACTGCAGATGCAGTGAAATCTACTGTGCGCAAAGCTTTTGAGATAGCGCAGCAAAGCGTTCGTGTGCCTTATGGCAAGGGATTGAAGCTTGCTACCGAACGGGCATATATCGATACCTACCGTACTCCGCTTACAATTGATCCATTTTGTGTTGATCTTAATGACAAAATTGATCTGATGCTGGAAGTTAATAAGACTTTATTGAATTTTGACAAGGTCAAGGTGGCAACATTTATGTTTGAAGCCCAAAAGGATGAAAAGCTCTTTGCCTCCACTCTCGGTACTAATCTCGATATTTCTACTACTTTTGTATATCCCACCTTTACTGCAAATGCCGTGGGAAATAATGATTCTCAGTCCAGGAGTTTTAATCTTGGTGGTTATGCAGGTGGCTGGGAATATGTACTTGGTTTAAATCTCCTTAATGAGGCTCCGCGTGTAGCTGAAGAAGCAATTATGAAACTGGAAGCAGAAGTTCTCACAGAAGAAAAAAAACGCGACCTGCTTTTGGATCCCATTCATCTGGGACTCACCATGCACGAATCAGTAGGTCATCCCACTGAGCTTGACCGCGTGCTGGGCTGGGAAGCTGATTTTGCCGGGATTTCATTTGCCACACCAGAAAAACTTAAAACTTATCAGTATGGCTCATCAATTGTTAACTTCCTGGGTGATAATACCTTAGAGGGCGGATTAGCTACTGCCGGTTATGATGATGATGGAGTTCCTAATCAAAAGTGGTATATTGTCAAAGACGGTATTTTAAATGAATATGGCACAACCCGAGCAACTGCACCAATTATCGGACTTGATATGTCACGAGGTTGCAACCGGGCAACTAACTACTATGATTTCCCGATCAACCGGATACCAAATCTGTATCTTGAACCAGGGAAAAAACCACTTACTCCGCAGGAACTGATATCTGACACAGAAAATGCTATCTACATAGAAGGTCAAGGCTCCTTTTCCATTGATCAGCATCGGGTAAATTTCCAGTTTGGTGGTGATCTATTCTGGGAGATCAAGAACGGCAAAAAACATAAAATGCTTAAGAAAGTTATTTATCGCAGTAATAATCCAGAATTCTGGAATAGCGTAGATGCCATTTGTGATGAGAGGTTCTTCCGCAGTTTCGGAGTTAATAATTGTGGCAAGGGACAACCGGGACAGCGTGGTAGAATGACCCATGGTGCCAGTCTCACCAGATTCCGCAATATCACAGTGGGAGGTTCAAAATGA